A single genomic interval of Chitinophaga sp. 180180018-3 harbors:
- a CDS encoding thiamine phosphate synthase encodes MISKLHYISQTPHTENIRAACDAGCQWIQLRVKQQSEEEILRLAEAAKTICDQYKARLIINDHPQIAVKAGADGVHVGKLDMSVAAARAITGPDMIVGGTANTVADILRHVEDGANYVGVGPYRFTTTKENLSPILGLSGYLAILQQLQDQHISIPVIAIGGILATDIPPLMAAGVHGIAVSGLISQATNKQQTVQDIHHHLNQVYSWNL; translated from the coding sequence ATGATCAGCAAACTTCATTATATCTCGCAAACGCCACATACCGAAAACATCAGGGCCGCCTGCGATGCCGGTTGCCAGTGGATACAACTGCGGGTAAAACAGCAATCAGAAGAAGAAATACTACGCCTGGCGGAAGCAGCCAAAACGATCTGCGACCAGTATAAGGCCAGACTCATTATTAATGATCATCCGCAGATCGCCGTAAAAGCGGGCGCCGACGGTGTACACGTAGGCAAGCTGGACATGAGTGTAGCTGCAGCCCGCGCCATTACCGGTCCGGATATGATTGTTGGCGGTACTGCCAATACGGTAGCTGATATTCTCCGCCATGTGGAAGATGGAGCGAACTATGTTGGGGTAGGGCCCTACCGGTTCACTACCACCAAGGAAAACCTCAGTCCCATCCTCGGGCTTAGCGGTTACCTGGCCATCCTTCAGCAATTGCAGGACCAGCATATCAGCATTCCCGTAATCGCAATCGGCGGTATCCTGGCAACAGATATTCCTCCGCTGATGGCCGCCGGTGTTCATGGTATTGCAGTGAGCGGACTGATCTCTCAGGCGACCAACAAACAACAGACAGTACAGGATATTCATCACCATTTAAACCAGGTATACTCATGGAACCTTTAG
- a CDS encoding thiazole synthase has protein sequence MEPLVIADRQFTSRLFTGTGKFSSTEIMERALLASGSELVTVALKRVDTHNQADDMLRHLQHPRIQLLPNTSGVRTAKEAVFAAQLAREALETNWIKLEIHPDPRYLMPDPVETLAAAEALVKMGFVVLPYVHADPVLCKRLEEVGTAAVMPLGSPIGSNKGLKTADFLEIIIAQSNIPVIVDAGIGSPSHAAQAMEMGASAVLVNTAIAVALHPVQMAAAFKAGVEAGRMAFEAGLPGSSRHAVASSPLISFLDEA, from the coding sequence ATGGAACCTTTAGTTATCGCCGACAGGCAGTTTACTTCCCGTTTGTTTACCGGTACAGGAAAATTTTCTTCCACTGAAATAATGGAAAGGGCGCTGCTGGCCTCAGGCAGTGAACTGGTAACAGTGGCACTAAAGCGGGTGGATACGCACAACCAGGCGGATGACATGTTACGGCATCTTCAGCATCCGCGCATCCAGCTACTGCCCAATACCTCTGGTGTTCGCACGGCCAAAGAAGCCGTTTTTGCGGCGCAGCTGGCGCGGGAAGCTCTGGAAACGAACTGGATCAAGCTGGAAATACATCCGGATCCACGCTACCTGATGCCAGATCCCGTGGAAACACTGGCTGCCGCAGAAGCGCTGGTGAAAATGGGTTTCGTGGTGTTGCCATATGTGCACGCTGATCCGGTGCTTTGCAAACGACTGGAAGAAGTGGGTACTGCCGCAGTAATGCCACTCGGATCTCCCATCGGGAGTAACAAAGGGCTGAAAACCGCTGATTTCCTGGAAATTATCATCGCACAAAGTAACATACCCGTTATCGTGGATGCCGGTATCGGCAGTCCTTCGCATGCCGCGCAGGCGATGGAAATGGGTGCCAGCGCCGTATTGGTGAATACAGCCATTGCTGTGGCCCTTCATCCAGTACAGATGGCCGCGGCCTTCAAAGCCGGGGTGGAAGCAGGGAGAATGGCGTTTGAAGCAGGATTGCCTGGCAGCAGTCGCCATGCGGTTGCTTCCAGTCCGCTGATATCGTTCCTGGATGAGGCATAG
- a CDS encoding esterase-like activity of phytase family protein, with translation MKRNLLLVITPLLLALFSCSTSRKTGSTPNNFGQLKFIGQVNVPYNMPYNGTVVGGLSGIDYDPSVDRYYLISDDRSAINPARFYTARLYFSDKSFDSVKFTAVTTLLQANGQAYPDSKTNAALTPDPEALRYNPAKQCLVWSSEGERIVNEKDTVLTNPGVYEIRMNGQYIDSFALPAQFRMQATDNGPRRNGVFEGLGFTPGYKYMFVSLEEPRYEDGPRADVRDTTAFTRLIKFDNQSRQPVAQYAYKLEPVAFPPSPANAFSVNGIADIMVLSDQQMLTLERSFSTGVKDCTIKVFLTDVGNATDISRVNSLQQDTRFKPATKTLVFNFASLGRYIDNIEGVTYGPVLPNGHKSLVFVADNNFSDKEETQFFLFEIIP, from the coding sequence ATGAAAAGAAACCTGCTTTTAGTTATTACCCCTTTGCTGCTGGCCCTTTTCAGCTGCAGCACTTCCCGCAAAACCGGTTCTACCCCTAACAACTTCGGGCAACTGAAATTTATTGGCCAGGTAAATGTGCCGTACAATATGCCATATAATGGCACCGTCGTAGGCGGACTCTCAGGCATAGATTACGACCCGTCGGTGGACAGGTATTATCTTATTTCCGACGATCGCTCCGCAATCAACCCTGCCAGGTTCTATACCGCGCGGCTTTATTTCTCGGATAAGTCGTTCGATAGTGTAAAGTTCACTGCTGTCACCACCCTGCTGCAGGCAAACGGACAGGCATATCCAGATAGCAAAACCAATGCAGCGCTCACGCCCGATCCGGAAGCACTTCGCTACAATCCCGCCAAACAATGCCTGGTATGGAGTAGTGAAGGAGAACGGATTGTGAACGAGAAGGATACTGTTCTGACCAATCCGGGTGTTTACGAAATCCGTATGAACGGGCAGTACATCGATTCATTTGCCCTTCCGGCCCAATTCAGGATGCAGGCCACCGACAATGGCCCCCGCAGAAACGGCGTTTTTGAAGGACTTGGCTTTACCCCCGGCTATAAATATATGTTCGTAAGTCTGGAGGAACCACGCTATGAAGATGGACCCAGAGCAGATGTTCGGGATACTACTGCGTTTACCCGGCTCATTAAATTTGATAATCAGTCGCGGCAACCCGTGGCGCAATACGCCTATAAGCTGGAACCGGTTGCCTTTCCTCCCAGTCCGGCCAATGCTTTCAGCGTAAACGGAATTGCTGATATCATGGTCCTGTCTGACCAACAGATGCTTACACTGGAAAGATCCTTCTCCACAGGAGTAAAAGATTGCACTATCAAGGTATTCCTGACAGACGTAGGCAATGCCACGGATATCAGCCGGGTAAACTCCCTGCAGCAGGATACCCGCTTTAAACCTGCTACTAAAACCCTGGTGTTCAATTTCGCCAGCCTGGGCCGGTATATTGATAACATAGAGGGAGTGACCTACGGCCCGGTATTGCCCAATGGGCATAAAAGTCTGGTATTTGTGGCGGATAATAACTTTTCAGATAAAGAAGAAACCCAGTTTTTTCTTTTTGAGATTATCCCCTGA
- a CDS encoding PA2169 family four-helix-bundle protein, whose protein sequence is MSGDEKLTTVLSDLVKINNDRIEGYKQAKMATEDVDLKALFQHMVNDSLKHIAALNQQLELLGMSAATTMGGRIYDAWTAIKTRFTGTDRYSLFSSCEYGDDAVQRAYADALSIDVPMPLALRDLIAKQRESVKEAHETIKSYRDVVGQ, encoded by the coding sequence ATGTCCGGGGATGAAAAATTAACCACGGTCCTTAGCGACCTGGTAAAGATCAATAACGACAGGATTGAAGGATACAAACAGGCAAAAATGGCTACCGAAGATGTGGATCTGAAAGCGTTGTTCCAACATATGGTCAACGACAGCCTGAAACATATTGCTGCGCTTAATCAGCAGCTCGAACTACTGGGGATGTCTGCAGCAACTACTATGGGAGGAAGAATTTACGATGCCTGGACGGCGATTAAGACCAGGTTCACGGGAACAGACAGGTATTCCCTTTTTTCCTCCTGCGAATACGGAGATGATGCGGTACAACGCGCCTACGCAGACGCATTAAGTATAGATGTGCCCATGCCGCTTGCTTTGAGAGATCTGATCGCCAAACAACGGGAAAGTGTTAAGGAAGCACATGAAACAATAAAAAGTTACCGGGATGTGGTGGGCCAGTAG
- the thiH gene encoding 2-iminoacetate synthase ThiH: MFKSIFDQYEWDAVKESIYAKTSRDVEEALHKQRRSLNDFAALISPAAAPYLSQMAAISHELTLQRFGNTMQMYIPMYLSNECQNICTYCGFSLDNKIRRRTLSATEILMETAVIREMGFDHVLLVTGEASQIVGTDYFKKTIQLLRPHFANISMEVQPLEEEDYRELALLGLHAVLVYQETYHQSDYKKHHPRGRKSNFEYRLHTPDRLGRAGIHKMGLGVLIGLEDWRTDSFFTALHLSYLEKTYWQTKYSISFPRLRPFSGGLTPKVVMDDRELVQLICAYRLFNQEVELSISTREEEKFRDNIVRLGITSMSAASKTNPGGYTVDPQSLEQFEISDERSAVVIAAMLKKQGYEPVWKDWDSSLS; this comes from the coding sequence ATGTTCAAAAGCATATTTGATCAATATGAATGGGATGCTGTTAAGGAAAGTATTTATGCTAAAACATCCCGGGATGTGGAAGAGGCCCTGCATAAACAGCGCCGCTCCCTCAACGATTTCGCGGCACTCATTTCTCCCGCCGCAGCTCCTTATCTCAGCCAGATGGCGGCTATCAGCCATGAGCTGACGCTGCAGCGATTCGGCAATACCATGCAGATGTATATTCCCATGTACCTGTCCAACGAGTGCCAGAACATATGCACCTACTGCGGGTTCAGTCTTGATAACAAAATCCGCCGCAGAACGCTTTCTGCGACAGAAATATTAATGGAAACTGCCGTTATCCGGGAAATGGGCTTCGATCATGTGTTACTGGTGACGGGAGAAGCCAGCCAGATAGTTGGCACCGACTACTTCAAAAAAACGATACAATTACTCCGGCCACATTTTGCCAACATTTCCATGGAAGTACAGCCACTGGAAGAAGAAGATTACCGGGAATTAGCCTTGTTAGGACTGCATGCAGTACTGGTATATCAGGAGACCTACCATCAGAGCGACTATAAAAAACACCATCCCAGGGGGCGCAAGTCGAATTTCGAATACCGGCTGCATACCCCCGACCGGCTGGGCAGGGCTGGCATACATAAGATGGGACTGGGGGTACTTATCGGATTGGAAGACTGGCGTACCGACAGCTTTTTCACTGCGTTACATCTTTCTTACCTGGAAAAAACTTACTGGCAAACCAAGTACAGCATTTCGTTCCCCCGGCTACGACCCTTTTCCGGCGGACTGACACCTAAAGTAGTCATGGACGACCGGGAGCTGGTACAACTGATCTGTGCCTACCGGCTATTTAATCAGGAAGTGGAGCTGAGCATTTCCACCCGGGAAGAAGAGAAGTTCAGGGATAATATTGTGCGGCTGGGAATAACCTCTATGAGCGCGGCTTCGAAGACCAACCCTGGAGGGTATACTGTGGACCCTCAATCGCTTGAACAATTTGAGATTTCGGATGAACGAAGTGCTGTGGTGATAGCGGCCATGCTGAAAAAACAGGGATATGAACCGGTATGGAAAGATTGGGATTCCTCCCTTTCCTGA
- a CDS encoding lmo0937 family membrane protein, whose protein sequence is MNSLLYLIAVILIIGWILGFFVYSAGALIHALLILAIIAILVNIIRGRAL, encoded by the coding sequence ATGAACAGCCTGCTTTATCTGATTGCCGTCATCCTAATCATAGGGTGGATATTAGGTTTCTTCGTTTATTCTGCCGGTGCGTTGATACACGCTTTATTGATACTGGCCATTATTGCCATTTTAGTAAATATAATCAGGGGACGGGCACTGTAA
- a CDS encoding hydroxymethylpyrimidine/phosphomethylpyrimidine kinase, with the protein MEQERPYVMSFAGLDPSGGAGLLADIKTFEQHRVYGMGVCTAITTQTPHQFISAEWLPVTHILAQAKPLLAENPPAWCKIGIMPDVQSILELVRQIRILSPGTQIILDPVLKASAGFTFHNNFQLQAWREVLQELYLLTPNYNEAMLLSGLGNGEAAAQQLSEYCPVLLKGGHRTSQLGCDTLYADGNIQTFYPNTQEVFPKHGSGCVLSAAITANLAKGFSLSKACANAKAYTEKMLASHSSLTGYHHI; encoded by the coding sequence ATGGAACAGGAACGACCATACGTAATGAGCTTCGCCGGGCTGGATCCCAGTGGGGGAGCCGGACTGCTGGCAGACATTAAAACCTTTGAACAGCACCGGGTATACGGGATGGGGGTTTGCACGGCTATCACTACTCAAACACCCCATCAGTTCATTTCAGCAGAGTGGCTACCGGTAACGCATATACTGGCACAGGCCAAACCACTGCTGGCGGAAAATCCTCCGGCCTGGTGCAAGATAGGAATCATGCCGGATGTACAATCAATACTGGAGCTGGTTCGCCAGATCAGGATACTCTCACCCGGAACACAGATTATTCTTGACCCCGTTCTGAAAGCTTCTGCCGGATTTACTTTTCATAACAACTTTCAACTGCAGGCGTGGCGAGAAGTACTGCAGGAACTATACCTGCTCACACCGAATTACAACGAGGCCATGCTGCTGTCCGGGCTCGGCAACGGGGAAGCCGCCGCACAGCAATTATCTGAATATTGCCCCGTACTGCTGAAAGGCGGGCACCGTACCAGCCAGTTAGGATGCGATACCTTATACGCAGACGGCAACATACAAACATTCTACCCCAACACGCAGGAAGTATTTCCCAAACACGGGTCGGGTTGTGTACTGTCTGCCGCCATTACAGCCAATCTGGCAAAAGGATTTTCACTGAGTAAAGCCTGTGCTAACGCCAAGGCCTATACGGAAAAAATGCTGGCCAGTCATTCATCATTAACAGGATATCATCACATATGA